A genome region from Gopherus flavomarginatus isolate rGopFla2 chromosome 9, rGopFla2.mat.asm, whole genome shotgun sequence includes the following:
- the LOC127057636 gene encoding ATP-sensitive inward rectifier potassium channel 12 yields MLDSGMSTSRVNAYSIVSSEEDGLRLTTMPGVNGFGNGKIHTRRKCRNRFVKKNGQCNVEFTNMDDKPQRYIADMFTTCVDVRWRYMLLLFSLAFLVSWLLFGLIFWLIALVHGDLENPAGDDNFKPCVLHVNGFVAAFLFSIETQTTIGYGFRCVTEECPLAVFMVVVQSIVGCIIDSFMIGAIMAKMARPKKRAQTLLFSHNAVVAMRDGKLCLMWRVGNLRKSHIVEAHVRAQLIKPRITEEGEYIPLDQIDIDVGFDKGLDRIFLVSPITILHEINEESPLFGISHQDLETDDFEIVVILEGMVEATAMTTQARSSYLASEILWGHRFEPVLFEEKNQYKVDYSHFHKTYEVPSTPRCSAKDLVENKFLLPSTNSFCYENELAFMSRDEEEEEEEDDDSRGLDDLNPDNRHEFDRLQATIALDQRSYRRESEI; encoded by the coding sequence ATGCTTGACTCAGGGATGAGCACCAGCAGAGTCAACGCATACAGCATAGTATCCTCTGAGGAAGACGGGCTGAGGTTGACCACCATGCCAGGAGTCAATGGCTTTGGGAACGGTAAGATCCACACCAGAAGGAAATGCCGAAACAGGTTCGTGAAGAAGAATGGCCAGTGCAATGTCGAGTTCACCAACATGGATGACAAGCCTCAAAGATACATTGCTGACATGTTCACGACATGCGTCGACGTCCGCTGGAGGTACatgttgttgctcttctccctTGCCTTTCTGGTGTCCTGGTTATTATTTGGGCTGATTTTCTGGCTCATTGCACTTGTCCATGGAGACCTAGAAAACCCAGCCGGGGATGACAACTTCAAGCCTTGCGTTCTTCATGTGAACGGCTTTGTGGCTGCTTTTCTGTTCTCCATTGAAACCCAAACGACGATCGGCTATGGATTCCGCTGCGTGACAGAGGAGTGCCCGCTAGCCGTCTTCATGGTGGTGGTGCAATCCATTGTAGGGTGTATAATTGACTCCTTCATGATTGGGGCAATCATGGCAAAGATGGCCAGGCCCAAGAAAAGGGCCCAAACGTTACTTTTCAGCCATAACGCTGTCGTGGCCATGAGAGATGGGAagctctgcctgatgtggagagtTGGGAACCTTCGAAAAAGCCACATTGTGGAAGCCCACGTGAGAGCTCAGTTAATTAAGCCTCGAATCACCGAGGAGGGGGAGTATATCCCCCTCGATCAAATAGACATTGATGTTGGGTTTGACAAAGGCTTGGACCGTATTTTCTTGGTGTCACCAATCACTATTCTTCATGAGATCAATGAGGAGAGCCCACTGTTTGGAATTAGCCACCAGGACCTGGAAACAGATGACTTTGAAATTGTGGTGATCCTTGAAGGGATGGTAGAAGCCACAGCCATGACGACACAAGCTCGGAGCTCCTACCTGGCCAGCGAGATCCTGTGGGGCCACCGCTTTGAGCCCGTCCTGTTTGAAGAGAAAAACCAGTACAAAGTAGACTACTCGCACTTCCACAAAACCTACGAGGTGCCGTCAACTCCACGATGCAGTGCTAAGGACCTAGTGGAGAACAAATTTCTGCTCCCTAGCACCAACTCCTTCTGCTACGAGAATGAACTTGCCTTCATGAGccgtgatgaggaggaggaggaggaagaggacgatGACAGCAGGGGTCTGGATGACCTGAACCCGGACAACAGGCATGAATTTGACAGGCTTCAGGCCACAATAGCACTGGATCAGAGGTCATATAGAAGGGAGTCCGAAATATGA